In Treponema sp. OMZ 798, the following proteins share a genomic window:
- the fliN gene encoding flagellar motor switch protein FliN, producing MSDGSISQDEIDALLSGVGGGGIAPAPAAGAGDDLASFKKTALLQFIKENIPGLSSNLESMTGKNVTISEPIVELSDRETFLRRVSEMTVATLIDFSGSMAGDHAFMMSPELAKKIVSLVNHEDSVEIDDMALSVISETIAQYVGTELSYLERAGLTGVSSAPAESSHVPKAMMRLPQRSFISVTYNVQLDDSAYQLWEILPEDVVDKIASTIAGPDPSMQEMGGDAGMQGMAAMGGMQNMGAMQNGMMGGMQMGAMQAGGPAQQMFGSGMAQGSPQQGGSMQAMNNMGMMPQMGMGANVQPVQFPPLQGFVSQEEQGNIGLIMDVYMEMTVELGRTKRMIKEILGMGEGHIIELDKLAGEPVDVLVNHKPIAKGEVVVIEESFGVRITEILSPAERISDI from the coding sequence ATGAGTGATGGTTCAATTTCTCAAGATGAAATAGATGCCTTGTTATCGGGAGTAGGCGGAGGCGGAATTGCGCCGGCCCCTGCTGCAGGTGCGGGCGATGATTTGGCTAGTTTTAAAAAAACGGCATTGCTTCAATTTATAAAAGAAAATATTCCGGGGCTATCTTCTAATTTGGAGTCTATGACCGGTAAAAATGTCACAATTTCGGAGCCGATTGTAGAGCTCTCAGATAGAGAGACCTTTTTAAGAAGGGTTTCCGAAATGACGGTTGCTACCCTTATTGATTTTTCAGGATCTATGGCGGGCGATCATGCCTTTATGATGAGTCCTGAGCTTGCAAAAAAAATAGTCAGCTTGGTAAACCATGAAGACAGCGTAGAAATAGACGATATGGCCCTTTCGGTTATAAGCGAGACAATAGCGCAATATGTCGGTACGGAGTTGAGCTACCTTGAGCGTGCCGGGCTTACCGGGGTTTCATCTGCTCCGGCAGAATCTTCACATGTTCCTAAGGCTATGATGAGATTGCCTCAGCGCAGCTTTATAAGTGTCACTTATAATGTACAGCTTGATGACTCAGCATACCAATTATGGGAGATTCTTCCTGAAGATGTTGTCGATAAAATAGCCTCGACAATTGCAGGTCCTGATCCTTCAATGCAAGAAATGGGCGGCGATGCCGGAATGCAGGGCATGGCCGCAATGGGAGGTATGCAAAATATGGGAGCAATGCAAAACGGAATGATGGGCGGTATGCAAATGGGAGCTATGCAAGCGGGAGGTCCTGCACAGCAAATGTTTGGTTCAGGTATGGCCCAAGGATCGCCTCAGCAAGGAGGAAGTATGCAGGCTATGAATAATATGGGCATGATGCCTCAAATGGGAATGGGCGCTAATGTTCAGCCTGTTCAATTTCCGCCCCTTCAGGGTTTTGTAAGTCAGGAAGAGCAGGGTAATATCGGTCTTATCATGGACGTCTACATGGAAATGACCGTAGAATTAGGGCGCACAAAGCGAATGATTAAAGAAATCCTCGGAATGGGTGAGGGGCACATTATTGAGCTTGATAAGCTTGCCGGTGAACCTGTCGATGTTCTTGTAAACCACAAACCTATAGCCAAGGGCGAGGTTGTAGTTATAGAAGAAAGTTTCGGTGTCCGTATTACCGAAATTTTATCTCCGGCAGAGCGTATTTCGGATATATAG
- the fliO gene encoding flagellar biosynthetic protein FliO produces MSLGKKLFFVLFFLFSIALFAETDGASKEDSSLPPESGILLDAGTKGNIDTNEGNSASAGNENTFDLNVAERAQSPVSNLLRVLISLVIVCILAYVVLKFLKKSSLSFSSDSPYLKSVASINLAQGKSIHVVTLGEKAYLVGVTDSSINMIGEVEDKTLVDTMNLDAERRSSSPKQDFASMLSSVFKGTKNNSIDANFFEAQRERLNKAAQTQMPEERE; encoded by the coding sequence ATGAGCTTGGGGAAAAAGCTGTTTTTTGTTCTTTTTTTTCTATTTTCGATAGCCTTGTTTGCAGAAACAGACGGAGCTTCTAAAGAAGATTCTTCTTTGCCTCCGGAGTCGGGTATTTTATTGGATGCAGGCACAAAAGGGAATATTGATACGAATGAGGGTAACTCTGCATCTGCCGGAAATGAAAATACCTTTGATTTAAATGTTGCAGAAAGAGCTCAATCCCCTGTTTCAAACCTGTTGAGAGTACTTATATCCTTAGTTATAGTATGTATTTTGGCCTATGTTGTGCTGAAATTTTTAAAAAAGTCTTCACTATCTTTTTCTTCTGATAGTCCTTATCTAAAAAGTGTCGCCTCAATTAATCTTGCCCAAGGAAAAAGTATTCATGTAGTTACCTTGGGCGAAAAAGCCTACCTTGTAGGTGTTACGGATTCTTCAATAAATATGATAGGAGAGGTGGAAGATAAGACCCTTGTCGATACTATGAATTTGGACGCCGAGAGGCGAAGTTCTTCTCCCAAACAAGACTTTGCTTCTATGCTGTCGTCGGTTTTTAAGGGTACGAAAAACAACAGTATTGACGCAAACTTTTTTGAAGCACAAAGAGAAAGGCTGAACAAGGCTGCACAAACTCAGATGCCGGAGGAAAGAGAATGA
- the fliP gene encoding flagellar type III secretion system pore protein FliP (The bacterial flagellar biogenesis protein FliP forms a type III secretion system (T3SS)-type pore required for flagellar assembly.), with protein sequence MKRNLLILIFFGMILFIPVQVFSQGNFPGGTTAGRTDADPNRQAGRIPFIDFSIREPSTNKDVAFSVQLLIFITLISIAPSILLLMTSFLRLSIVLDFVKRALSLQQVPPTQVLNGIAFFLTMFIMWPTFTQIYNNSYKPMSEGQIGIEEAYKEAEKPMRYFMYKQMQKNPTHIRTFMAMSKLPKPNTLADVPTHILIAAFILHELTIAFQIGIFLYLPFIIIDMIVASILMSMGMIMLPPIQISMPFKLILFVMVDGWGLLFGKLFESFL encoded by the coding sequence ATGAAAAGAAATCTTTTAATTCTAATCTTTTTCGGCATGATTCTTTTTATTCCGGTTCAAGTATTCTCGCAAGGGAATTTTCCCGGCGGTACTACAGCGGGAAGGACTGATGCCGATCCTAACAGGCAGGCAGGGCGAATTCCCTTTATCGATTTTTCTATAAGGGAGCCTTCGACAAATAAGGATGTGGCCTTCTCCGTTCAGCTTTTGATTTTTATTACCCTTATTTCGATAGCTCCAAGCATCTTGTTATTGATGACGAGCTTTTTGCGTTTAAGCATTGTTTTAGACTTTGTTAAAAGGGCCTTATCTTTGCAGCAAGTACCGCCTACTCAGGTTTTAAACGGAATAGCCTTCTTTTTGACCATGTTTATAATGTGGCCGACCTTTACCCAGATCTACAATAATTCCTATAAGCCTATGAGTGAGGGACAAATCGGAATTGAAGAAGCCTATAAAGAGGCGGAAAAACCTATGCGGTATTTTATGTACAAACAAATGCAAAAAAATCCTACCCATATCCGTACCTTTATGGCCATGTCTAAGCTGCCGAAACCGAATACCCTTGCAGATGTTCCGACACATATTTTGATTGCAGCCTTTATCCTGCATGAACTTACAATCGCTTTTCAGATAGGTATATTTTTGTACCTGCCCTTTATTATAATAGATATGATTGTGGCAAGCATACTCATGTCTATGGGTATGATAATGCTGCCTCCTATTCAGATTTCTATGCCGTTTAAATTGATTCTCTTTGTTATGGTTGACGGCTGGGGACTCCTCTTCGGTAAACTATTTGAATCTTTTTTATAG